In the genome of Populus trichocarpa isolate Nisqually-1 chromosome 6, P.trichocarpa_v4.1, whole genome shotgun sequence, one region contains:
- the LOC18099898 gene encoding heparanase-like protein 3: MSSLQNREMGLCLLVCIISCSFIYVSSQSAVAGNDNSSVSEGTVFIDGKTSIGKIDEDFICATLDWWPPEKCDYGTCSWDQASLINLDLNNNILLNAIKAFSPLKIRLGGTLQDKVIYDTEDNKQPCVQFVKNTSEMFGFTQGCLPMYRWDELNAFFKKSGAEIIFGLNALAGRSITSDGSAVGAWNYTNAESFISYTVKKNYSIYGWELGNELSGSGVGTRVAAAQYASDTISLYNTVKKIYSSIEPKPLVIAPGGFFDANWFKEFVDKTGNSVNAITHHIYNLGPGVDTHLIEKILDPSYLDGEADTFNSLQSTIKSSATSAVAWVGESGGAYNSGRNLVTNAFVFSFWYLDQLGMASAYDTKTYCRQSLIGGNYGLLNTTTFVPNPDYYSALLWHRLMGRNVLSTSFSGTKKIRAYTHCAKQSKGITLLLINLDNSTTVEVTVTFNSTRRLHQKHKPHRSHKLHKPHRSHRSHKSHKSKVIQQPQRSTSGITREEYHLTAKDGDLHSQTMLLNGNILTVNSSGDIPSLEPLHVNSSKPIMVAPFSIVFVQMPYVLPACS; the protein is encoded by the exons ATGAGTTCTTTGCAGAACCGGGAAATGGGGTTGTGCTTACTGGTGTGCATCATTAGCTGCAGCTTCATTTATGTGAGTTCACAAAGTGCTGTGGCTGGAAACGATAATAGCAGTGTTAGTGAAGGAACTGTTTTCATTGATGGAAAGACTTCCATTGGAAAGATTGATGAAGATTTCATTTGTGCCACCTTGGATTGGTGGCCACCTGAGAAATGTGATTATGGGACATGCAGCTGGGACCAGGCTTCTCTCATTAATCTG GATCTCAACAACAACATCTTGTTAAATGCCATAAAGG CTTTTTCACCATTGAAAATCAGATTAGGAGGCACTTTGCAAGATAAGGTCATTTACGACACTGAAGATAATAAGCAACCTTGTGTTCAATTTGTTAAAAACACCAGTGAGATGTTTGGTTTCACTCAAGGTTGCTTGCCCATGTATAGATGGGATGAGCTAAATGCCTTTTTCAAGAAATCTGG GGCTGAAATTATATTTGGGTTAAATGCTCTCGCTGGCCGGTCCATAACATCTGATGGTTCTGCAGTAGGAGCTTGGAACTACACCAATGCAGAATCGTTTATAAGCTATACTGTCAAAAAGAACTACTCTATTTATGGCTGGGAGCTCG GAAATGAATTGAGTGGAAGTGGTGTTGGAACAAGAGTTGCAGCAGCTCAGTATGCTTCTGATACAATTTCCCTGTATAACACAGTGAAAAAGATATACAGCAGTATTGAACCGAAACCACTAGTTATAGCACCTGGAGGATTCTTTGATGCAAATTGGTTCAAAGAGTTTGTAGATAAAACAGGCAATTCTGTAAATGCGATCACCCACCACATATACAATCTTGGTCCAG GGGTTGATACACATCTCATCGAAAAGATCCTTGATCCATCCTATCTTGATGGTGAGGCTGATACATTCAATAGCCTCCAAAGCACCATAAAGAGTTCTGCAACTTCAGCAGTTGCATGGGTTGGTGAATCAGGTGGGGCTTACAACAGTGGCCGTAACCTTGTTACCAATGCGTTCGTGTTTAGTTTCTG GTACTTGGATCAGCTTGGGATGGCATCAGCTTATGATACAAAAACATACTGCAgacagtcattgattggtggCAATTATGGTCTACTCAACACTACTACTTTTGTTCCAAATCCGGATTACTACAG TGCTCTTCTTTGGCACCGATTAATGGGAAGAAACGTTCTATCAACCAGCTTTTCTGGAACAAAAAAGATACGTGCTTATACTCATTGCGCGAAACAATCC AAAGGGATCACATTACTACTAATCAACCTTGACAATAGCACAACTGTTGAAGTCACTGTAACATTCAACAGTACTCGGAGATTGCACCAGAAACACAAGCCTCACAGGTCTCACAAGCTCCACAAACCTCACAGGTCTCATAGGTCTCATAAGTCCCATAAATCAAAGGTCATTCAGCAACCTCAACGGTCCACAAGTGGGATAACAAGAGAGGAATACCATCTAACAGCTAAAGATGGAGATTTACACAGCCAAACAATGCTACTTAATGGGAACATTTTAACTGTAAATTCATCTGGGGACATCCCTTCCTTGGAGCCTTTACATGTAAATTCGTCCAAGCCAATAATGGTTGCTCCTTTCTCTATTGTATTCGTTCAAATGCCATATGTTCTCCCTGCTTGCAGCTAG
- the LOC18099899 gene encoding probable anion transporter 6, chloroplastic gives MANFTFKAENFSSLSHHTNTQTSLLNTTTSFKTNSLRLLHSKNSLTFRVWCGIKEKENVTGSERVPDVLTGPKRVDELDPKRGSSLDFEQKLGNDSGSSEVGFDWNWPPWKNIPQRYKLIGTTSLAFVICNMDKVNLSVAIIPMSHQFGWNASTAGLVQSSFFWGYALSQLPGGWLAKIFGGRKVLKFGVLTWSVATALLPFLAGYMPGLVLSRVLVGIGEGVSPSAATDLIARSIPLEERSRAVAFVFGGLSVGSVIGLLLAPPLIQNFGWASVFYIFGFLGLAWFLGFQYLEEGQASHSAKPASRPQSIHMEKSFSNSLAALGGSLKDVPWKAFFRTPAVWAMIYAHFCGSWGHYNCLSWLPSYFSEELSLNLTEAAWVSILPPLASVFVTSFAAQLADNLIANGVETTTVRKICQTIAFLSPALCMTLSSVDLGLPPWEIVGILTCGLALSSFALSGLYCTHQDMSPEYASILLGITNTVGAIPGIVGVALTGYLLDTTHSWSISLFAPSIFFYLTGTIVWLAFASSKPQNFSNTD, from the exons atggcaaattTCACCTTCAAAGCAGAGAACTTTTCCTCTCTCTCACACCACACAAACACACAAACCTCACTCTTGAACACGACCACCTCATTCAAGACCAATTCTTTACGTTTATTACACTCTAAAAACAGCTTGACGTTCAGGGTTTGGTGTGGtattaaagagaaagagaatgtGACAGGAAGTGAGAGGGTCCCTGATGTACTCACTGGACCAAAAAGAGTTGATGAGTTGGACCCCAAGAGGGGttcaagtttggattttgagCAAAAATTGGGGAATGATAGTGGGTCTAGTGAAGTGGGTTTTGATTGGAATTGGCCTCCATGGAAGAATATTCCTCAGAGATATAAGCTTATTGGCACCACGTCACTTGCCTTCGTTATTTGCAATATGGACAAG GTGAACTTGAGTGTTGCTATAATTCCTATGTCACACCAATTTGGGTGGAATGCATCAACGGCTGGGCTAGTGCAGTCATCCTTCTTTTGGGGTTATGCTTTGAGTCAATTGCCAGGAGGTTGGCTTGCCAAGATTTTTGGTGGGAG aaaagtTCTTAAGTTTGGAGTTTTGACATGGTCAGTGGCCACAGcacttcttccttttcttgctGGATATATGCCTGGACTTGTGTTGTCAAGGGTTTTG GTTGGAATAGGAGAAGGAGTTTCGCCATCGGCAGCAACTGACCTCATTGCCAG GTCAATACCTTTGGAAGAGCGATCACGAGCTGTAGCATTCGTCTTTGGGGGACTGAGTGTAGGAAGTGTTATAGG GCTTCTTTTAGCTCCTCCCCTTATTCAGAATTTTGGTTGGGCAtctgtattttatatatttggcTTTCTTGGGTTAGCCTG GTTTTTGGGGTTTCAATATCTTGAAGAGGGGCAAGCTTCACACTCTGCCAAGCCTGCTTCAC GGCCCCAATCTATCCATATGGAAAAATCTTTTAGTAATTCTCTTGCAGCGTTGGGTGGCTCACTGAAG GATGTGCCCTGGAAGGCTTTTTTCCGAACCCCAGCTGTATGGGCAATGATATATGCTCACTTTTGTGGAAGTTGGGGTCACTATAACTGTTTATCTTGGCTTCCTTCTTATTTCAG TGAGGAGCTGAGCCTGAATTTGACAGAAGCTGCATGG GTTTCCATCCTTCCTCCCTTGGCTTCAGTTTTTGTGACTAGCTTTGCCGCACAGCTCGCTGACAACTTAATTGCTAATGGAGTTGAAACCACTACG GTGCGAAAGATTTGCCAAACAATTGCCTTCTTGTCTCCTGCTCTTTGCATGACGCTCTCCTCTGTTGATCTAGGACTTCCACCCTGGGAGATTGTGGGGATTCTCACTTGTGGCTTGGCCCTCTCAAGCTTTGCCTTGTCAG GACTTTACTGTACACATCAAGATATGTCTCCTGAATATGCAAGTATACTGTTG GGCATTACCAACACCGTTGGAGCAATACCTGGAATTGTAGGTGTTGCcttgactggttatcttcttgaTACAACTCATTCGTGGAGT ATTTCTTTATTCGCACCATCAATTTTCTTCTACTTGACTGGTACGATTGTATGGTTGGCATTTGCCAGCAGCAAGCCTCAAAACTTCTCCAACACAGATTGA